In a single window of the Gemmatimonadota bacterium genome:
- a CDS encoding GNAT family N-acetyltransferase, with product MFRLRPALPSTDEPGIASVVNAFEQNPISVETVHEWLTHDAPGRISYRQVAVNGDDVVVGYVVSVHETWDPEGQFYAWAGVAPAWRGQGIGTALYAEMQAFLQHHNAGTVTSEVRDDCPVSQAFARRRGFERDRHLFQSSLDLEHFDESPYAPILEDKAASGIRIYSLADFGDTPEARRKLYEVNAITDRDVPGWTGHGLSFAEFNEWVYESGWYSPDGQLLAADGDRWVGICAVRLYPEAHQAFNVHTGVIRSYRRRRIALALKLAAIRYARSQGARSLSTHNDSTNSPMLVLNRKLGYVPEPGRYTLRKTMA from the coding sequence ATGTTCCGTCTCCGCCCCGCCCTTCCCTCCACCGATGAACCCGGCATCGCTTCCGTCGTCAATGCCTTCGAACAGAATCCCATATCCGTAGAGACCGTGCACGAGTGGTTGACCCACGATGCGCCGGGCAGAATCAGTTATCGCCAGGTAGCCGTAAACGGGGACGATGTCGTGGTGGGTTACGTGGTGTCGGTCCACGAAACCTGGGATCCGGAAGGACAGTTCTATGCCTGGGCAGGGGTGGCGCCGGCGTGGCGCGGACAGGGGATCGGCACGGCATTGTATGCGGAAATGCAGGCGTTTCTGCAGCACCACAACGCCGGCACGGTGACCAGCGAGGTCCGGGACGACTGCCCCGTCTCGCAGGCCTTCGCAAGGCGGCGGGGATTCGAGCGCGATCGGCATCTGTTTCAGTCGAGCCTGGACCTGGAACACTTCGACGAATCCCCTTATGCGCCGATACTCGAGGACAAAGCGGCTTCGGGTATTCGGATATACTCCCTTGCGGATTTCGGAGATACGCCGGAGGCACGGAGGAAACTCTACGAAGTCAATGCGATTACCGACCGGGACGTGCCGGGTTGGACCGGTCATGGGCTGTCCTTCGCGGAATTCAACGAGTGGGTCTACGAGTCGGGCTGGTACAGTCCGGACGGCCAGTTACTCGCGGCCGACGGCGATCGTTGGGTCGGGATCTGCGCCGTCCGGCTTTACCCGGAGGCGCACCAGGCTTTCAACGTGCATACCGGGGTTATCCGGTCATACCGCAGGCGACGTATCGCCCTGGCGTTGAAGCTCGCCGCGATACGCTATGCTCGCAGCCAGGGCGCACGATCACTCAGCACGCACAACGATTCGACGAATAGTCCCATGCTGGTGCTCAACCGCAAGCTGGGGTACGTCCCCGAACCGGGACGGTATACGCTAAGGAAGACGATGGCGTGA
- a CDS encoding DUF4445 domain-containing protein, with protein MKKIDKAAYQERLDRITAIFKDMMAHATEQATYRCPYKNRFDECTARFGCRNQRKPREAGGLLVCGGDDKLDYHSAWETEEAPLDISADPAGGSEPAGGSEPAGGSDPASGPVTGGSVTDGTTTRPAVIGKSIFDYADDLAVQVPTSCFRNGICHECIVEIQQGMEGLAPRTKPESFLRENYRLACQARVIDPNVNVAFAPLRRTPKILTVTEEKETALDPVVTRRGDDIFYDGEQVDQFRGHVYGLAIDLGTTTVVMDFVDLETGKSVHVCSFENPQRFGGSDVMHRISYDGAFEDELWNAIINAVNHEIMDWCERTGTARQEIYEIVVAGNATMRDLFFRLDVQSIGQKPYKSQIENEYLAGERETTALTIGTRRLGLRANPKARVYGMPLIASHVGGDVAADLATVELAAQPGVSMLVDVGTNTEVVVAGNGRMITASCPAGPAFEGGGIQYGMPGYEGAIESLKWEDERFAWSTIGDTAPQGICGSGLIDLLAELRRHGMMSPKGVFSDRKQFEVDVVAESGITLSRQDASNLAQAKAANYCGQYIVLRTFGVAPGDVDRLFLAGGFANYVDVRNAIDIGFLAPVPEDRIVKVGNAAVQGAREVLLSRSRRAELEALVKDIEHVELETTPDFFEIFVEACQFKPMPGVLV; from the coding sequence ATGAAAAAGATCGACAAGGCGGCGTACCAGGAGCGGCTGGACCGCATCACGGCTATCTTCAAGGACATGATGGCCCACGCGACCGAGCAGGCCACCTACCGCTGCCCCTACAAGAACCGTTTCGACGAATGCACCGCCCGGTTCGGGTGCCGCAACCAGCGCAAGCCCCGGGAAGCCGGTGGACTGCTCGTATGCGGCGGCGACGACAAGCTCGACTACCACAGCGCCTGGGAGACGGAGGAAGCGCCCTTGGATATATCCGCGGACCCGGCCGGCGGATCGGAACCGGCCGGCGGATCGGAACCGGCCGGCGGATCGGATCCAGCCAGCGGACCGGTGACCGGCGGATCGGTGACCGACGGCACGACGACCCGGCCCGCGGTTATCGGCAAGTCCATCTTCGACTACGCCGACGACCTCGCCGTGCAGGTACCCACGTCCTGCTTCCGCAACGGCATCTGCCACGAGTGCATCGTGGAAATCCAGCAGGGGATGGAAGGGCTTGCGCCCCGGACGAAGCCGGAGTCCTTCCTGCGGGAGAACTACCGCCTCGCCTGCCAGGCGCGCGTCATCGACCCGAACGTGAACGTCGCCTTCGCACCCCTGCGGCGCACGCCCAAGATCCTGACCGTTACCGAAGAAAAGGAGACGGCGCTCGACCCCGTGGTCACCCGGCGGGGCGATGACATCTTCTACGACGGCGAGCAGGTCGACCAGTTCCGCGGACACGTCTACGGGCTCGCGATCGACCTGGGCACGACCACGGTGGTCATGGACTTCGTGGACCTCGAGACCGGCAAGAGCGTCCACGTCTGCTCCTTCGAGAATCCCCAGCGCTTCGGCGGCAGCGACGTGATGCACCGGATCTCCTACGACGGCGCCTTCGAGGACGAACTCTGGAACGCCATCATCAACGCCGTCAACCACGAGATCATGGACTGGTGCGAGCGCACGGGCACGGCACGGCAGGAGATCTACGAGATCGTCGTGGCGGGCAACGCCACCATGCGGGATCTCTTCTTCCGGCTCGACGTGCAGAGCATCGGCCAGAAACCCTACAAGTCACAGATCGAGAACGAGTATCTCGCGGGCGAGCGGGAGACCACGGCGCTGACCATCGGCACGCGCCGCCTGGGGCTCCGGGCCAATCCGAAAGCCCGGGTCTACGGTATGCCCCTTATCGCCAGCCACGTGGGCGGCGACGTGGCGGCCGACCTGGCGACCGTCGAACTGGCCGCGCAACCGGGTGTATCCATGTTGGTGGACGTAGGCACCAACACCGAGGTGGTCGTGGCGGGCAACGGGCGCATGATCACGGCTTCGTGTCCCGCCGGACCGGCCTTCGAGGGCGGCGGCATCCAGTACGGCATGCCGGGCTACGAGGGCGCCATCGAATCGCTGAAATGGGAAGATGAGCGGTTTGCCTGGAGCACCATCGGCGATACCGCGCCCCAGGGCATCTGCGGCTCCGGACTGATCGACCTCCTCGCCGAACTGCGCCGCCACGGCATGATGAGTCCGAAGGGCGTGTTTTCCGACCGGAAGCAGTTCGAAGTGGACGTAGTGGCCGAGTCAGGTATCACCCTGTCCCGGCAGGACGCCAGCAACCTGGCCCAGGCCAAGGCCGCCAACTACTGCGGGCAGTACATCGTGCTGCGCACGTTCGGCGTCGCGCCCGGCGACGTGGACCGCCTCTTCCTCGCCGGGGGATTCGCCAACTACGTGGACGTGCGCAATGCCATCGACATCGGGTTCCTCGCCCCCGTGCCCGAGGACCGCATCGTCAAGGTCGGCAACGCCGCCGTCCAGGGCGCCCGAGAGGTCCTCCTGTCCCGCTCCCGCCGCGCGGAACTGGAAGCGCTGGTCAAGGACATCGAACACGTCGAGCTCGAAACCACCCCCGACTTCTTCGAGATCTTCGTCGAGGCCTGCCAGTTCAAGCCCATGCCCGGGGTGCTGGTGTAG
- a CDS encoding cobalamin-binding protein translates to MQEISAALIDGDNGTVDTLTRAALDDGVEALEVMDDGLIAGMSVVGIKFRENFIFVPEVLACARAMKAGMAHIEPILSASGIEPVGTVIMGTVKGDLHDIGKNLCIMMLRGAGFVVHDLGVDTSEDEFMDAVEEHEAPLLGMSALLTTTMPNMGKTIDAFIDNDMREDVKIMVGGASVTQEFADDMGADGTAEDAVGCVELAQRLLVELKQEQEA, encoded by the coding sequence ATGCAGGAGATCTCCGCGGCCCTCATAGACGGGGACAACGGGACGGTCGACACGCTGACCCGGGCGGCCCTGGACGACGGGGTCGAGGCGCTGGAGGTGATGGACGACGGCCTGATCGCCGGCATGAGCGTCGTGGGCATCAAGTTCCGGGAGAACTTCATCTTCGTCCCTGAAGTCCTCGCCTGCGCCCGGGCCATGAAGGCCGGGATGGCCCACATCGAGCCCATCCTTTCCGCCTCGGGCATCGAGCCCGTCGGCACCGTCATCATGGGCACGGTCAAGGGCGACCTCCACGACATCGGCAAGAACCTGTGCATCATGATGCTGCGCGGCGCCGGGTTCGTGGTCCACGACCTGGGGGTGGACACCTCCGAGGACGAATTCATGGATGCGGTGGAGGAACACGAAGCGCCCCTGCTGGGCATGTCGGCCCTGCTCACCACGACCATGCCCAACATGGGCAAGACCATCGACGCCTTCATCGACAACGACATGCGGGAGGACGTCAAGATCATGGTGGGCGGCGCGTCGGTCACCCAGGAGTTCGCCGACGACATGGGTGCCGACGGCACCGCCGAGGACGCGGTGGGCTGCGTGGAACTGGCCCAGCGTCTCCTCGTAGAGCTCAAGCAGGAACAGGAAGCCTGA
- a CDS encoding MtaA/CmuA family methyltransferase, with protein MKGRDRVLAALKGEPVDRTPVCNPTSVATVELMDLVDAPFPDANRDPELMARLAATSYTELGFDTIMPVFTIIQESSALGCKIQWEQKDNWPTVQMREPIWTDVDDIKLPSDFLTHRDTKCVLDAISKLKKEYGDEVAVIGKTMGPWSLGYHCFGVEPFLLMSLDDPGRTHLALDRMKEATVEFGIAQIEAGADALTLPDHATGDLVSSDYYRRFLRDLHIEMAERIPIPLIMHICGRTVDRMGYIAETGFAAFHFDSKNKPQESMEAVDGKISLVGNINNPETLFARGPEEVGQEVCQNLEHGIHMVGPECAVPLQASVENLKAIPQAVKDWHKTHAA; from the coding sequence ATGAAGGGCCGGGACCGGGTACTCGCCGCCCTGAAGGGAGAGCCCGTGGACCGCACGCCCGTGTGCAATCCGACGTCCGTCGCCACGGTGGAACTGATGGATCTCGTCGACGCGCCTTTTCCGGACGCCAACCGGGACCCGGAGCTCATGGCCCGTCTCGCGGCCACGAGCTACACGGAACTCGGATTCGACACCATCATGCCGGTCTTTACCATCATCCAGGAGTCCTCCGCGCTGGGTTGCAAGATCCAGTGGGAGCAAAAGGACAACTGGCCGACCGTCCAGATGCGCGAACCCATCTGGACCGATGTGGACGATATCAAGCTCCCTTCGGATTTCCTGACGCACCGGGACACGAAGTGCGTCCTCGACGCCATCAGCAAGCTCAAGAAGGAATACGGCGACGAGGTGGCGGTCATCGGCAAGACCATGGGCCCCTGGTCCCTGGGCTACCACTGCTTCGGCGTGGAACCCTTCCTGCTCATGTCCCTCGACGACCCCGGCAGGACCCATCTCGCCCTGGACCGCATGAAGGAAGCCACGGTGGAGTTCGGCATCGCGCAGATCGAGGCCGGGGCGGACGCCCTGACCCTGCCCGACCACGCCACGGGCGACCTGGTGAGCAGTGACTACTACCGGCGGTTCCTGCGGGACCTGCACATCGAGATGGCCGAACGGATTCCCATCCCGCTGATCATGCATATCTGCGGGCGCACCGTGGACCGCATGGGCTACATCGCCGAGACAGGCTTCGCGGCCTTTCATTTCGATTCGAAGAACAAGCCTCAGGAATCCATGGAGGCCGTCGACGGCAAGATCTCCCTCGTGGGCAACATCAACAATCCCGAGACGCTTTTTGCACGGGGTCCCGAAGAAGTGGGCCAGGAAGTCTGCCAGAACCTGGAACACGGCATTCATATGGTGGGACCGGAGTGCGCGGTTCCCCTGCAGGCGTCCGTCGAGAACCTGAAGGCAATCCCGCAGGCGGTGAAGGACTGGCACAAGACTCACGCGGCATGA